In Plasmodium falciparum 3D7 genome assembly, chromosome: 6, the following proteins share a genomic window:
- a CDS encoding cytoplasmic tRNA 2-thiolation protein 1, putative, translating into MLCEKCNEKNVCMMRPSNKEKLCKECFIESFEEDVHDTILKKRMFEDNDKICIAVSGGKDSSVLAHVLVNLKKKYNYNWELFLLAIDEGIKGYRDDSLKVVYKLEKLYNLPLKILKFENLFSYTMDDVVKFIGKKNNCTVCGVFRRQSFEKGALLFNATKLVTGHNADDLAETILMNMCRGDIDKLAKNINDLSNADHMNKKYNCTGDSQNGIKNLENVQNGPEQVRQKKYKNYENVDNNDNNDNNDNYDNNDNYDDIILNDIMSERLNEKCSCINNNLNNDGGKKNKEMQKCEQDYEEKYNNDNNNNNDNNNDNNNDNNNDNNNNNNNDNNNNNNNNNSNNNNNNNSFFLPRLKPLMWCYEKEIVLYAFHLKLDYFSTECTYSPNSFRGNLRCFIKDIELINAQFILNIIHSAEFFYFNSINQKTLNVCIKCGAYTSNKICKACLIIDGLNNYTDNSFLYSNKKKAKKKISIHFDNKKVEG; encoded by the coding sequence atgctGTGTGAGAAATGTAACGAAAAAAATGTTTGTATGATGAGACCAtctaataaagaaaaattatgcAAAGAATGTTTTATAGAAAGCTTTGAAGAAGATGTTCATGATACAattttaaagaaaagaatgtttgaagataatgataaaatttgTATAGCCGTTTCAGGCGGAAAAGATTCAAGTGTACTTGCTCATGTACTTGttaacttaaaaaaaaaatataattacaattgggaattatttttacttgCCATTGATGAAGGGATTAAAGGTTATCGTGACGATTCTTTAAAAGTTGTTtataaattagaaaaattatataatttaccattaaaaatattgaaattTGAAAATCTTTTTTCGTATACAATGGATGATGTTGTAAAATttataggaaaaaaaaataattgtacAGTCTGTGGAGTCTTCAGAAGACAATCATTCGAAAAAGGAGCCTTATTATTTAATGCAACAAAACTTGTTACAGGACATAATGCTGATGATTTGGCGGAAACCATTTTAATGAACATGTGCAGAGGTGATATTGACAAGCTAgcgaaaaatataaatgatctGAGTAATGCAGAtcatatgaacaaaaaatataattgtacAGGTGATAGCCAAAAtggaataaaaaatttagaaaatGTACAAAATGGACCTGAACAAGTAaggcaaaaaaaatataaaaattatgagaatgttgataataatgataataatgataataatgataattatgataataatgataattatgatgatattatattaaatgatattATGAGTGAGAggttaaatgaaaaatgtagttgtataaataataatttgaataatGATGGGGGAAAGAAAAATAAGGAAATGCAGAAATGTGAACAAGATTAcgaggaaaaatataataatgataataataataataatgataataataatgataataataatgataataataatgataataataataataataataatgataataataataataataataataataatagtaataataataataataataattctttttttttaccaaGATTAAAGCCTTTAATGTGGTgttatgaaaaagaaattgtTTTGTATGCCTTTCATTTAAAATTAGATTATTTCAGTACAGAATGTACTTATTCTCCGAATTCATTTCGTGGGAATTTGAGATGTTTTATCAAAGACATTGAATTGATTAATGCACAGTTTATTTTAAACATTATTCATTCAGctgaatttttttattttaattctataaatcaaaaaacgttaaatgtatgtataaaatgTGGTGCGTATACTTCGAATAAGATATGTAAAGCTTGTTTAATAATTGAtggtttaaataattatacggataattcttttctatactctaataaaaaaaaagccaagaaaaaaatatctatACATTTTGATAATAAGAAAGTTGAAGGATAA
- a CDS encoding transmembrane protein 234, putative yields the protein MYFFLYLIIGILWGCTNAFMKKGCTYKSNDKNINKENILSIFTNYYIIVPYILNQIGSLFYYYLLSKYDISLVMPLCNTCSFFFTYITELVIFKKRLTLNSLMGFILTSLGIFICLNS from the coding sequence atgtacttttttttatacctcATAATAGGAATATTATGGGGATGTACTAACGCttttatgaaaaaaggaTGTACTTATAAatcaaatgataaaaatataaataaagaaaatattctttcaatatttacaaattattatattatagtaccctatatattaaatcaaataggttctttattttattattatttattaagtaaatatgatatatccTTAGTTATGCCACTATGTAACACctgttcctttttttttacatatattactgaacttgtaatttttaaaaaacgaTTAACTTTAAATTCCCTTATGGGGTTCATACTAACTTCCTTGGGAATCTTTATATGTCTAAATTCTTga